TGTGCCACATGATGCTTAGCTAAATCAATTGCTGATTTGTTATCCATCAACAACCTTATAGGACTGCAATTTCTCAAGTTTAGTTCTTCCATTAAAGCTTCCAGCCATAGAGCTTGACAGGCTGCCATAGCAGCAACAATATATTCTGCTTCACATGTTGACAAAACCACTACACCCTGCTTCTTTGAGCACCAAGAGATTGGTGATGttccaaatttgaaaacataACCAGTAGTGCTTTTCCTAGCATCCTTATCACCACACCAATCTGAATCACTATAACCAAACACTTCTCTTTCTATATTCTTCTGACTGTAAGGATATAAAATGCCAAGATCCAATGTTCCTTTCACATACCTCAGAATCCTCTTTGCTGCCAAGAAGTGAGGTGTCTTTGGTTTCTCCATAAACCTGCTTATCAACCCAACACAATAGGCAATATCAGGTCTGGTGTTACATAGGTACCTCAATGAGCCTACAATTTGCTTGTACAAGGTAGGATCAACTTTTTTCTCATCCCCATCTATTTGCAGCTTAATTCCAGTTTCTGTTGGTGTGATAACAGAATTACACTCCATCATATTGAACCTTTTCAGAATGTCTTCTGCATACttcttttgatgcatgaaaatccCTTTACTGGTAGAAACAAATTCAATACCCAGGAAGTATGATAGTTCACCAAGATCAGACATCTCAAATTCATCCATTATtcttcctttgaacacttttataTCTTCTTTACTACTGTCAGTCACTAGCAAATCATCTACATAGAGACATATTATCAAAAACTCACCAGAATCTGTGTTTCTGACATAAACTCCATGCTCAGTAGGGCACTTGGTGAAATTCTGCTGGACTAGGAAActatcaattttcatattttaggcTCTAGGAGCCTGCTTGAGGCCATATAGTGTCTTATTCAACTTGTAGACTTTATCCTCTTGTCCTGCAACTACATAACTAGGTGGTTGAGTTATGTAGACTTCTTCTTCAAGTGGCCCATTAAAAAATGCTGACTTCACATCCAGTTGATATAGAGACCAATTTATGTTGCAAGCAGCTGCCACAATGAGCCTAACAGTTTCAAGTCTTGCAACTGGAGCGAAAACCTCATTGTAATCCAAGCCATGTTTTTGCAGAAATCCCCTTGCTACTAATCTTGCCTTATACTTGGACACATCTCCATTAGGCTTTACTTTAGTCTTATAGACCCACTTCACATCAATTGGTCTTTTTCCTTGAGGCAAATGGACTAACTCCCAAGTCTGATTCTTCTCAATTGATCTCAATTCTTCTTCCATAGCTGCTCTCCAATGTGAACTTTGTGAGGCTTCATCATGACTCATTGGTTCTGATTCAGCAAGTAGAGCAAAGTGCACAAAATCCCCTTCTGCAGTGATTGTTGTATCAGGATACAATTCATAATCTCTAAGTGTTTGTGGTGCTTGTCTCTCTCTTTGTGACCTTCTGAGTTGCTCTCCACATTATGGTACATCCTCTTCACTTTGTTTGTCTTCAAGGTTCACAATCACCTTTCTTTCACCATTGTCAACAACATTTATTTTCCAATTCCAGCCCTTTGTTTCATCTATCAAGACATCTCTGCTAATCACAACCTTCCTCATTCTAGGATCATACAGCTTGTAGGCACCAGTTGGATGATATCCAATAAGTATCATTGGTTCAGCCTTGTCATCAAGTTTCTTTCTGTTCTGCTCAGGCACATGCCTAAAACACAGTGAACCAAATATTTTGAAATGACTCACATTAGGCTTCTTTTCTGACCATACTTCTTCAGGTGTGTATCCCTGCAATCTCTTAGTGGGACACCTGTTCAGAATATACACAGCAGTAGAAGTTGTCTCTCCCCAGAAATAATGAGGCATTCCCTTCCCTTTCATCATGCTCCTGGCCATGTTCAAAATGGTTCTGTTTCTTTTCTCAGCAACACCATTATGCTGAGGTGTATAGGGAGATGATGTCACTTCATGAATTATCCCCTCTTCATCACAAAATACTTGAAATTCATGTGAGTTATACTCACCACCTTCATCTGTTCTAAGCACTTTGATCACCTCATCACTTTGCTTTTCACTCAACAACTTAAActtcttaaaaatgttaaacactTCACTTTTCTGCTTAATGAAATAGATCCACATTTTTCTAGTAAATTCATCAATGAATGACACAAAGTAATTGTTACCTCCTAGGGATTTCACTTCAAAAGGACCACACACATCAGAATAGATCACTTCAAGCTTTCTTTTGGATCTGATTGGAATTTCTGACTTGAAAGAATTCCTTGGTTGCTTTGACACACAACACTCAACACATAATTGTTTTGGTATCTCAATTTGGGGAAGACCATGAAccattttcttacttttcaaTTCACTTAAACTCCTGAAATTTAGATGACCAAACCTGTGATGCCACATCCAGCTTTCATCACTTATGGAAGCAGCCAAGCATTGAAATTCTGCAATCTGAATTCCAATCTTTAATGTTCTGTTTCTTGACAAAGAGGCCTTTAGGATTAGCCTCTTCTTGCTGTCAAATATCTTCATTTGACTGTCCTCCATCTGCATTGAGTAGCCCTTTTCTAGCAACTATCCCAAGCTCAGCAAATTATTCTTCATATTGGGAACATATAGCACATCATTGATAAATGAGTGTTGTTCATCCTTCCTCTGAATCATCACCTTTCTAATGCCTTCTGCAGTTACAGAGCTGTTATTTGTAAACTTGATCTTGCTCTTCACCTTATCATCAATGTTTACAAACCACTCTCTATGTCCAGTCATCTGATTGGAACATCCTGTGTCAAGATACCACAGATTAACATTGTCTTCTTTTGAGTTTGTTGTTGTCATTAGTAACACTTTATCAGAATCAGAATCCTCATCTTGTGCCAATTGAGCCTCATCTGCATTTCTTGGAACCCTTTTATTTCTGCATTCATCTGAAAAATGTCCCCATATCTGACAGTTATAACACTGAATCCCTTTCTTGTTGACTTTCTTCTTACCCACTTTGTGATTCCCTCCACCTTTCTTGTCTGTTTCTTCATTCTGGTTATGATTACCAGAACTGCTGGAGCCCTCACTTGACCCCTTCCACTTATTGTTTTTCCActttccctttcccttcttATTCTTGCCACCATCATAGTTGTTCCCTTTGGTTGTTTGGGCTTGCATAGCTTGCTCAGCTGATCTTTGTGAATTTCTTTCATTGAGCCTCATCTCTTGAGCTTCAAGAATTCCTTGcagttcttcaatcttcatttcTTCAAGATTCTGGTCTTGTTCAATTGCCACCACTATATGATCAAATCTTGGTGTCAAGGTTCTCAATACCTTGTCAATGATCCCCAAGTCTAATTGCTTGTCACCATAAGcattcatttgatttgtaattgcCAAGACTCGAGAAAAGAACTCACCAATGCTTTCTTGATCACTCATTTGTAGAAGTTCATAATACCTTCTCAAGGTCTGCAACttcaccttcttgagtttgctatcCCCTGCATAGGATTTCTCTAGAATATCCTATGCCTTCTTTGCAATATCAGTAgatctaattttctgaaaattatttGTATCTACACACTGATGAATAATGAACAACGCCTTTGCATCTCTTTTCATCAAATCACGGTGAGCCACCTTCTGTGCATCAGTTGGGTTCCTGTCAAGTTCTTGAACCCCTTCTTGCACCACTTTAGTCACATCTTGAAATCGAAAGATTACCTTCATCTGAGCACACCAATCATCATAGTTCTTGCCTTTGAGAACGGGCATAGATGCTGGAAAATTTCCATTCAAGGAAGCCATCTCAATTTCAATATCCAAGGATCTTGAACCTCTGCTCTGGATACCAGTTGTTGGAACAAAGAAGCTCttcacacacactcacactatgcactcactcactctaag
The genomic region above belongs to Glycine max cultivar Williams 82 chromosome 14, Glycine_max_v4.0, whole genome shotgun sequence and contains:
- the LOC106795777 gene encoding uncharacterized mitochondrial protein AtMg00810-like, with product MKIDSFLVQQNFTKCPTEHGVYVRNTDSGEFLIICLYVDDLLVTDSSKEDIKVFKGRIMDEFEMSDLGELSYFLGIEFVSTSKGIFMHQKKYAEDILKRFNMMECNSVITPTETGIKLQIDGDEKKVDPTLYKQIVGSLRYLCNTRPDIAYCVGLISRFMEKPKTPHFLAAKRILRYVKGTLDLGILYPYSQKNIEREVFGYSDSDWCGDKDARKSTTGYVFKFGTSPISWCSKKQGVVVLSTCEAEYIVAAMAACQALWLEALMEELNLRNCSPIRLLMDNKSAIDLAKHHVAHGRSKHIETKFHFLRDQVSKEKLELEFCRSEDQVANILTKPLKSIKFKELRDKLGVTSLTNLN